In one Pseudomonas sp. R84 genomic region, the following are encoded:
- a CDS encoding NAD(P)-dependent alcohol dehydrogenase: protein MSAGYKRIQYSCYGGPDVMRVEAFPLPAPGKDEVLVQVRFAAINPIDWKLRQGRMKLITGRTFPRAMGMDFSGVVLAVGASVSRFQVGDAVFGLSRFKESGALGEAVVTREDFLASKPDTLSFADAACLGTPGITAWNGLIDKARLQAGQQVFINGCAGAVGEAAVQIALMSGATVSGSCSASDAARAQALGVSTVYDYRLTDLKRLPTRFDVVYDTAASMTVSTGIGLLRPGGCLLDLNPGPGKFLRGLIDRRLKLVIGTPRHEILETLASAASEARLKIRLGEVVPLDGAIQLIRELEQGRKLGGKGVVAMER from the coding sequence ATGTCAGCAGGCTATAAACGTATTCAGTACTCGTGCTACGGCGGCCCGGACGTGATGCGCGTCGAAGCATTCCCGCTGCCGGCCCCCGGCAAGGATGAAGTGCTCGTGCAGGTCAGATTTGCAGCGATCAACCCCATTGACTGGAAGTTGCGTCAGGGCCGGATGAAGCTGATCACCGGCAGAACATTTCCGCGCGCGATGGGGATGGATTTCTCTGGCGTGGTTCTTGCGGTTGGCGCGAGCGTCAGCCGCTTCCAGGTCGGCGACGCGGTTTTCGGGCTATCCCGCTTCAAAGAAAGTGGCGCATTGGGTGAAGCCGTCGTGACCAGAGAGGACTTTCTGGCGAGCAAGCCGGATACTCTTTCCTTCGCCGATGCGGCGTGCCTTGGCACACCGGGCATTACCGCGTGGAACGGGCTGATCGACAAGGCCAGACTGCAAGCCGGTCAGCAGGTTTTCATCAATGGTTGCGCCGGGGCTGTCGGCGAAGCGGCGGTGCAGATCGCCCTGATGTCGGGGGCCACGGTATCGGGCAGTTGCAGCGCGTCGGACGCTGCCCGGGCACAGGCGCTGGGGGTATCGACCGTCTACGACTACCGGTTAACGGACCTGAAGAGGCTGCCGACGCGCTTCGATGTGGTGTATGACACGGCCGCGTCGATGACGGTCTCGACCGGTATCGGATTGCTGCGTCCGGGCGGCTGTTTGCTTGATCTCAATCCGGGTCCGGGTAAATTCCTGCGTGGCCTGATTGATCGGCGACTGAAACTGGTCATTGGCACACCGCGACACGAAATCCTCGAAACACTGGCCAGCGCCGCCAGTGAGGCACGCTTGAAGATTCGGCTAGGAGAAGTGGTGCCGCTGGACGGCGCCATACAATTGATCCGCGAGCTCGAACAGGGCCGCAAACTCGGCGGCAAAGGCGTCGTCGCCATGGAGCGTTAA
- a CDS encoding carboxymuconolactone decarboxylase family protein, producing MKRSLAMTSDAAAAVSPALAHNTDAMLFGEVWKRPGLSPRDRSLVTVAVLIARGQTAEMAAQFNLALDNGVTPLELSETLNHLAFYSGWGNASAALPIAAEVFIARNIDAEKLAPVAPSLLPLDQAREADRVERVNAAVGSVAPGLVEFTTKALFRDLWLRPGLAPRDRSLITVSSLVANGQTGQVGYHLGRAMDNGLSQTEAAEMITQLAFYAGWPNAFSAVPVFKEVFSQRAPG from the coding sequence ATGAAACGTTCACTTGCAATGACCTCCGATGCCGCGGCTGCCGTGTCCCCGGCACTGGCTCATAACACCGACGCCATGTTGTTTGGCGAAGTATGGAAACGCCCGGGCTTGTCACCGCGTGACCGCAGTCTGGTGACGGTTGCGGTGTTGATCGCACGCGGGCAAACCGCCGAGATGGCCGCGCAATTCAACCTTGCGCTGGACAACGGTGTCACGCCGCTTGAGCTGTCCGAAACGCTCAATCACCTGGCGTTTTATTCCGGTTGGGGCAATGCATCAGCGGCTCTGCCCATCGCCGCCGAGGTGTTCATCGCCCGCAACATCGATGCTGAGAAACTGGCACCGGTTGCGCCGTCATTGCTGCCGCTGGACCAGGCTCGCGAAGCTGACCGCGTGGAGCGCGTGAATGCGGCGGTGGGATCAGTGGCGCCGGGGCTGGTCGAGTTCACCACCAAAGCGCTGTTCCGCGATCTGTGGTTGCGGCCAGGTCTGGCGCCTCGCGATCGCAGCCTGATCACGGTCAGTTCGTTGGTGGCCAACGGGCAGACCGGCCAGGTCGGCTATCACCTGGGTCGGGCGATGGACAACGGTTTGAGCCAGACCGAAGCGGCGGAAATGATTACCCAACTGGCGTTCTATGCCGGATGGCCGAATGCGTTTTCCGCCGTGCCGGTGTTCAAGGAAGTGTTCAGCCAGCGCGCGCCGGGCTGA
- a CDS encoding TetR/AcrR family transcriptional regulator — protein sequence MKPTYDDTRQHLLDTGHRMMAEKGFTSVGLNEILQTAGVPKGSFYHYFKSKELYGQALLADYFVGYLADMERRLTLPGLSAYERLMDYWQGWQNRCTLEGHGDECLVVKLSAEVADLSESMRLTLRDGAEQVVARISLCIEQGQAENSLPQGDARHLAETLYQLWLGASLLNKLQRTGQSLQTSMAMTRQLLAV from the coding sequence ATGAAACCGACCTACGACGACACCCGCCAACATTTGCTCGACACCGGCCACCGGATGATGGCCGAGAAAGGCTTTACCAGTGTCGGCCTCAACGAAATCCTGCAAACCGCCGGTGTGCCCAAGGGTTCGTTCTATCACTACTTCAAATCCAAAGAACTGTACGGCCAGGCGTTGCTTGCGGATTACTTCGTCGGCTACCTCGCTGACATGGAGCGGCGCCTGACGCTGCCAGGGCTGAGCGCCTATGAGCGGTTGATGGATTACTGGCAGGGCTGGCAGAACCGCTGCACCCTCGAAGGCCACGGTGACGAATGTCTGGTGGTGAAGCTCAGCGCCGAAGTCGCCGATTTGTCGGAGTCGATGCGCCTGACCTTGCGCGATGGTGCCGAGCAAGTGGTGGCGCGCATTTCCTTGTGTATAGAACAGGGTCAAGCCGAAAACAGCCTGCCCCAGGGCGATGCCCGGCATCTGGCGGAAACCTTGTATCAGCTGTGGTTGGGCGCCAGTTTGCTGAACAAATTGCAGCGCACCGGGCAGTCGTTGCAGACCTCGATGGCGATGACCCGACAACTGCTGGCGGTATGA
- a CDS encoding YafY family protein: MARSHRLFELMQALRRHRRTVSGKALAAELGVSLRTIRRDIVTLQGMGAEIDGEPGLGYVLKPGFVLPPLSFSAEEIQALVIGAQWVSRQTDSQLANAVNNALAKISAVLPAQMRPIFEDETFYVAKPHKPGTTIDLSEIRRALREQNKLRIALALEHADAAEHIIWPIMLGFIEGKRCIAAWCESDSRFRVIDMADLATVQVLVEHYAPDRRRLIKQWRAEDVRPCNSQGEAC; encoded by the coding sequence ATGGCCAGAAGTCATCGTCTGTTTGAGCTGATGCAAGCGCTGCGGCGTCATCGTCGCACGGTGTCCGGCAAAGCCTTGGCGGCTGAATTGGGCGTGTCGTTGCGCACGATTCGCCGCGACATCGTCACGCTGCAAGGCATGGGGGCCGAGATCGACGGCGAGCCGGGTCTTGGGTATGTGCTCAAGCCCGGTTTTGTCCTGCCGCCGTTATCGTTCAGCGCCGAGGAAATACAGGCTTTGGTCATCGGCGCGCAATGGGTCAGCCGGCAGACCGACAGCCAACTCGCGAATGCCGTCAACAATGCCCTGGCGAAAATCAGTGCCGTGCTGCCCGCGCAGATGCGGCCGATTTTCGAAGACGAAACCTTTTACGTGGCCAAGCCGCACAAGCCCGGCACAACCATCGACCTCAGCGAGATTCGTCGGGCGCTGCGCGAGCAGAACAAGCTGCGCATCGCACTAGCGCTCGAACATGCGGATGCCGCCGAACACATCATCTGGCCGATCATGTTGGGCTTTATCGAAGGCAAGCGCTGCATTGCGGCGTGGTGCGAAAGCGACAGCCGGTTTCGCGTGATCGATATGGCTGACCTTGCGACGGTGCAGGTGCTTGTCGAACACTACGCGCCTGACCGCCGGCGCTTGATCAAACAATGGCGCGCCGAGGATGTGCGGCCCTGCAACAGTCAGGGCGAGGCGTGTTGA
- the paoC gene encoding aldehyde oxidoreductase molybdenum-binding subunit PaoC produces the protein MKFDTPAGTNPIDQLNVIGKPADRIDGKLKTTGTAPYAYEQHAAVPNSAYGYVVGAGIGKGRIASIDSTQASNSSGVIAIVTYENAGPLAKGEFYVARALAGPQVDHYHQAVAIVVAQTFEEARSAAHLLEITYVAEPGAFDLAAAKDSATPPPPAGFGPPPQTQTGDFEGAFSAAPVQIDQHYSTPDHAHAMMEPHATIAQWNGNSLTLWTSIQQINWGVRDLARTLGIRKEDIRLISPYIGGGFGGKGTILCDAVLASLAARHAGRPVKVALPRPLMFNNLTHRPATLQRIRIGASREGLITAIGHESWSGNLPGGRAEAATASTRLLYAGANRMTRLNLAVLDMAEGSAMRAPGEAPGMMALEIAMDELAEKLSIDPLQLRLLNDTQVDPEQPSRPFSTRQLVECLQTGAEHFGWHQRNASAGQRLENGWLIGIGLASAIRGAPTTASAARVRLDRHGTITVETDMTDIGTGSYTIIAQTAAEMMGVELDRVEVRLGDSRFPESSGSGGQWGAASSTAGVYAACVKLREAAARAVGLDPQTAEFAHGEVHDGTRHFPLAHAAAAGDLVGEDRMEFGDLAQRFAQQTFGAHFAEVEVNAATGEIRLRRQLAVCAAGRILNPKTARSQIIGGMTMGAGAALMEELQVDKRLGFFVNHDLAGYEVPVHADIPHQQVIFLDEVDPYATPLKAKGVGELGISGAAAAIANAIYNATGVRVRDYPITLDKLIAHLPEQI, from the coding sequence ACTCCGCCTATGGCTATGTGGTCGGCGCCGGGATCGGCAAGGGACGAATTGCCTCGATCGACTCGACGCAGGCGAGCAACAGTTCCGGGGTGATCGCGATAGTCACCTACGAGAATGCCGGGCCTTTGGCCAAGGGCGAGTTCTATGTCGCGCGCGCCTTGGCCGGCCCGCAGGTGGACCACTATCACCAGGCTGTCGCGATCGTCGTCGCGCAGACATTTGAAGAGGCCCGCAGCGCCGCCCACCTGCTGGAAATCACCTATGTGGCCGAACCCGGCGCGTTCGATCTGGCGGCCGCCAAGGATTCGGCCACACCGCCCCCACCCGCCGGTTTCGGCCCACCGCCGCAGACGCAGACCGGAGATTTCGAAGGTGCCTTCAGCGCCGCGCCGGTCCAGATCGACCAGCACTACAGCACGCCGGATCATGCGCACGCGATGATGGAACCCCACGCCACCATCGCCCAGTGGAACGGCAATTCGCTGACGTTGTGGACGTCGATACAGCAGATCAACTGGGGCGTGCGCGATCTGGCCAGGACACTCGGTATACGCAAAGAAGATATTCGTTTGATATCGCCCTACATCGGCGGCGGTTTCGGCGGCAAAGGTACGATCTTGTGTGACGCGGTGCTGGCGTCGCTGGCGGCACGCCACGCCGGGCGCCCGGTGAAAGTCGCGCTGCCACGTCCGCTGATGTTCAACAATTTGACCCATCGCCCCGCGACGCTTCAACGCATTCGCATCGGTGCCAGCCGCGAGGGTTTGATCACTGCCATCGGCCATGAGAGTTGGTCAGGCAACCTGCCCGGGGGCCGGGCCGAAGCCGCGACGGCCTCGACGCGTTTGCTCTACGCTGGCGCCAACCGCATGACCCGCTTGAATCTTGCCGTGCTGGACATGGCCGAAGGCTCGGCCATGCGCGCGCCGGGGGAAGCACCGGGGATGATGGCGCTGGAAATTGCCATGGATGAACTGGCGGAAAAACTCAGCATCGACCCACTGCAGTTGCGCCTGCTCAACGACACCCAGGTCGACCCCGAACAGCCATCACGACCGTTCTCGACACGGCAACTCGTCGAGTGCTTACAAACCGGCGCCGAGCACTTCGGCTGGCACCAGCGCAACGCAAGCGCCGGCCAACGTCTGGAGAATGGCTGGCTGATCGGCATCGGTCTGGCGTCTGCCATACGTGGCGCGCCAACCACCGCCTCGGCGGCCCGTGTGCGCCTTGACCGGCACGGCACAATCACCGTCGAAACCGACATGACTGATATCGGCACCGGCAGCTACACGATCATTGCGCAGACCGCCGCCGAGATGATGGGTGTGGAACTGGACCGGGTCGAAGTGCGCCTTGGCGACTCGCGCTTTCCGGAGTCGTCGGGATCGGGCGGGCAATGGGGTGCAGCGTCGTCTACCGCCGGGGTCTATGCCGCTTGCGTCAAGTTGCGCGAAGCCGCTGCCCGCGCCGTCGGACTTGATCCGCAAACGGCCGAATTTGCCCACGGCGAGGTGCACGATGGCACGCGGCATTTTCCTTTGGCTCACGCGGCGGCCGCAGGCGATCTCGTTGGCGAAGACCGCATGGAATTCGGCGATCTGGCCCAGCGCTTTGCCCAGCAGACCTTTGGCGCACATTTCGCCGAAGTCGAGGTCAACGCGGCGACCGGCGAGATTCGCCTGCGTCGCCAATTGGCGGTCTGCGCAGCAGGGCGGATTCTCAATCCGAAGACCGCGCGCAGCCAAATCATCGGCGGCATGACCATGGGCGCCGGGGCCGCACTGATGGAAGAACTGCAGGTCGACAAGCGCCTTGGTTTTTTCGTCAACCATGACCTCGCCGGTTACGAAGTGCCGGTGCACGCCGACATTCCCCATCAGCAGGTGATTTTTCTCGATGAGGTCGACCCCTACGCCACGCCGCTCAAGGCCAAAGGTGTCGGCGAGTTGGGCATCAGTGGCGCCGCAGCGGCCATTGCCAATGCGATTTACAACGCCACCGGCGTGCGCGTGCGCGATTATCCGATCACGCTGGACAAACTTATCGCGCACTTGCCGGAGCAGATTTGA
- a CDS encoding cryptochrome/photolyase family protein, translating into MNKTHRLCLVLGDQLSFDLASLAGLDREQDRVLLVEVMEEASHVAHHPQKIALLFSAMRHFAQALKDQGFQVHYVTLDDPHNSGSVPGELKRWQVLLQADELHMTECGDWRLEQSLKDCGLPIHWHADNRFLCSRDEFRAWAAGKKQLRMEFFYREMRRKSRLLLNGDGTPVGGAWNFDADNRKTLPKTVKAPYPAGFTNDAITLEVLALVKDRFASHYGSLDDFNYPVTHADAQALWAWFLDYGLAGFGDYQDAMASDEPFLFHARISAALNIGLLDLRQLCSDVESAYWSGNIALNAAEGFIRQLIGWREYVRGVYWLHMPEYAEGNAFGNTRRLPEFYWTGDTKMNCMRQAIGQSLKHAYAHHIQRLMVTGNFALLAGIAPSQICEWYLAIYMDAFDWVELPNTLGMVMHADGGYLGSKPYCASGQYINRMSDYCRGCAYSVRETTTDNACPFNALYWHFLMRHGDLLRSNQRMGMMYKNLDRMPLEKQQALWQRGQSLLDRMDRGESL; encoded by the coding sequence ATGAACAAAACCCATCGGCTGTGCCTCGTTCTGGGTGACCAGCTCTCTTTTGATCTGGCTTCATTGGCAGGTCTGGATCGCGAACAGGATCGTGTGCTGCTGGTCGAGGTTATGGAAGAAGCCAGCCATGTTGCCCATCATCCGCAGAAGATCGCCTTGCTCTTCAGCGCCATGCGTCATTTCGCTCAGGCACTGAAAGACCAAGGCTTTCAGGTGCATTACGTGACCCTCGACGACCCGCACAACAGCGGCTCGGTGCCCGGCGAATTAAAGCGCTGGCAGGTGCTGCTGCAGGCCGACGAATTGCACATGACCGAATGCGGCGACTGGCGTCTGGAGCAATCACTGAAGGATTGTGGCTTGCCGATCCACTGGCATGCCGACAACCGTTTCCTGTGCAGCCGCGACGAATTTCGCGCGTGGGCCGCTGGCAAAAAGCAGCTGCGCATGGAGTTCTTCTATCGTGAGATGCGCCGCAAGAGTCGCCTGCTGCTCAACGGCGACGGCACCCCGGTCGGTGGCGCCTGGAACTTTGATGCCGACAATCGCAAAACCTTGCCCAAAACGGTAAAGGCGCCCTACCCGGCGGGTTTTACCAACGATGCAATCACCCTCGAAGTTCTCGCACTGGTCAAGGATCGCTTCGCCAGTCACTACGGCAGCCTGGATGATTTCAACTATCCGGTGACCCATGCCGATGCCCAGGCACTCTGGGCCTGGTTTCTCGATTACGGCCTGGCCGGATTCGGCGACTATCAGGACGCCATGGCCAGCGACGAACCGTTTCTGTTCCATGCCCGCATCAGCGCTGCGCTGAACATTGGCTTGCTCGATCTGCGTCAACTCTGCAGTGACGTGGAGTCTGCCTATTGGTCAGGCAACATTGCCCTGAATGCCGCCGAAGGCTTCATCCGCCAACTGATCGGCTGGCGCGAATACGTTCGGGGCGTCTACTGGCTGCACATGCCGGAATACGCCGAGGGCAATGCCTTTGGTAACACGCGGCGCTTGCCAGAGTTTTACTGGACCGGCGACACAAAGATGAACTGCATGCGCCAGGCCATCGGCCAAAGCCTCAAACACGCCTACGCCCATCACATTCAGCGCCTGATGGTGACTGGCAATTTCGCCCTGCTCGCCGGCATCGCACCGAGCCAGATTTGTGAATGGTATCTGGCGATTTATATGGACGCTTTCGACTGGGTCGAACTGCCCAACACCCTCGGCATGGTCATGCACGCCGACGGCGGTTACCTCGGCTCCAAGCCTTATTGCGCCAGCGGCCAATACATCAACCGGATGTCCGACTACTGTCGCGGCTGTGCTTACTCGGTGCGCGAAACCACCACTGACAACGCCTGCCCGTTCAATGCCTTGTACTGGCATTTCCTGATGCGCCACGGCGACCTTCTGCGCAGCAATCAGCGCATGGGCATGATGTACAAAAACCTCGATCGCATGCCGCTGGAAAAACAGCAGGCTTTGTGGCAACGCGGGCAGAGTCTGCTCGACAGAATGGATCGCGGCGAATCGCTATGA
- a CDS encoding alkene reductase, with product MNSSPFFTPARLGHHTLKNRIVLPPLTRQRSTQPGNIANDLMAEYYQQRAGAGLLVTEGTQIEPRGQGYAWTPGIHTAEQIAGWRKVTEAVHAVDGVIFAQLWHVGRVSHTALQPDGAAPVSASAVATDRVSVFIETAPGAGELVPPSAPRALSTDEVQELVQLYIQAARNAMDAGFDGIELHCANGYLVNQFISAHSNLRDDQYGGSLHNRLRFLKEVVAGVAECIGKEKVGVRFAPLFTTTDEARTYLGMVEEDPHATYIEAIKILQDVGIAYLSIAEADWDNAPAMPQTFRQAVRDTFSGAIIYAGRYTAESGAQLLDSGLADLVAFGRPFMANPDLPARIANDWPLHALNPATVYGGNAEGYTDYPVYPG from the coding sequence ATGAATAGCAGCCCGTTCTTCACCCCGGCCAGACTCGGCCATCACACCCTGAAAAACCGCATCGTCCTGCCGCCACTCACCCGCCAGCGCAGCACCCAACCGGGCAACATTGCCAATGATCTGATGGCCGAGTATTACCAACAGCGCGCCGGCGCCGGTTTGCTGGTCACCGAGGGCACGCAGATCGAGCCTCGTGGCCAGGGTTACGCGTGGACGCCGGGCATCCATACCGCAGAGCAAATCGCCGGATGGCGCAAAGTCACCGAAGCCGTACATGCCGTGGACGGGGTGATTTTCGCCCAGCTGTGGCACGTCGGCCGCGTCTCCCACACCGCGCTGCAACCCGATGGCGCAGCGCCGGTTTCGGCCTCCGCCGTGGCTACAGATCGGGTCAGCGTGTTTATCGAAACCGCCCCCGGCGCCGGTGAACTGGTGCCACCGTCGGCACCGCGTGCACTGAGCACCGACGAAGTGCAGGAACTGGTTCAGCTGTACATCCAGGCCGCACGCAACGCCATGGACGCGGGTTTCGATGGCATCGAATTGCACTGCGCCAACGGTTATCTGGTCAACCAGTTCATCTCGGCTCACAGCAACTTGCGCGACGATCAATACGGCGGTTCGCTGCACAATCGCCTGCGCTTTTTGAAGGAAGTCGTCGCCGGCGTCGCCGAGTGCATCGGCAAGGAAAAAGTCGGCGTGCGTTTCGCCCCGCTGTTCACCACCACCGATGAAGCGCGCACTTACCTGGGCATGGTCGAGGAAGATCCGCACGCCACTTACATCGAAGCGATCAAAATCCTGCAAGACGTCGGCATTGCTTATCTGTCCATCGCCGAAGCCGATTGGGACAACGCCCCGGCGATGCCACAAACGTTCCGCCAGGCGGTGCGCGACACCTTCAGCGGCGCGATCATTTATGCCGGGCGTTACACCGCCGAATCCGGCGCGCAACTGCTCGATTCGGGGCTGGCAGACTTGGTCGCTTTTGGCCGCCCGTTCATGGCCAACCCCGATCTGCCTGCGCGGATTGCCAATGACTGGCCGTTGCATGCTCTCAACCCGGCGACGGTGTATGGCGGCAACGCCGAAGGCTATACCGACTACCCCGTTTATCCCGGCTAA
- a CDS encoding type 1 glutamine amidotransferase domain-containing protein, with protein MKILMVLTSHDQLGNTGKKTGFWLEEFAAPYYAFKDAGADVTLVSPAGGQPPLDPKSDEPDAQTAETDRFRKDSAAQQALANTGLLADVSADDFDAVFYPGGHGPLWDLAEDKQSIALIEAFDRANKPHGFVCHAPGVLRHALTADGKPLVQHRQVTGFTNSEEEAVGLTDVVPFLIEDEFQRLGGYYSKVADWQVHVVADGQLVTGQNPASSAAVAKKLLEMLG; from the coding sequence ATGAAAATCCTGATGGTTTTGACTTCCCACGATCAACTCGGCAACACCGGCAAGAAAACCGGCTTCTGGCTGGAAGAGTTCGCCGCGCCCTACTACGCCTTCAAGGACGCCGGTGCCGACGTCACCCTGGTCTCGCCGGCCGGTGGCCAACCGCCGCTGGACCCGAAAAGCGATGAGCCCGATGCGCAGACTGCCGAGACTGATCGCTTCCGCAAAGACTCCGCCGCGCAACAGGCACTGGCCAATACCGGCCTCCTGGCTGACGTCAGCGCTGATGATTTCGATGCGGTGTTCTACCCGGGCGGCCACGGCCCACTGTGGGACCTGGCCGAAGACAAGCAGTCGATCGCGTTGATCGAAGCGTTTGACCGCGCCAACAAACCCCACGGTTTTGTCTGCCATGCGCCGGGTGTGTTGCGTCACGCCCTCACCGCTGACGGCAAACCGCTGGTTCAGCATCGCCAGGTCACCGGTTTCACCAACTCCGAAGAAGAGGCCGTCGGGCTGACGGACGTGGTGCCGTTCCTGATCGAAGACGAGTTTCAGCGTCTCGGCGGTTATTACTCGAAAGTGGCTGACTGGCAGGTTCATGTGGTTGCCGATGGGCAACTGGTCACTGGCCAGAATCCGGCCAGCTCCGCCGCTGTTGCTAAAAAGCTTTTGGAAATGCTCGGCTAA